A window of the Eretmochelys imbricata isolate rEreImb1 unplaced genomic scaffold, rEreImb1.hap1 Scaffold_29, whole genome shotgun sequence genome harbors these coding sequences:
- the LOC144258647 gene encoding uncharacterized protein LOC144258647 isoform X1, producing the protein MNMKTLGLVVHASFLQAGATTRQSRQPPRAPSGWGRPKVRSGERWSGGLPAKQLIGASDLGGGRSGSGGMIAEEAEQRWSPRGIGRRGRAPQYSRIMRPWAGEVHIDPHKLGLESLHHLAGGKRIIADESPRSPRQRRSWKKWS; encoded by the exons ATGAACATGAAGACACTGGGTTTGGTGGTTCACGCTTCCTTCCTCcaggccggtgcaaccactaggcaaagTAGGCagccgcctagggcgccaagtggttgggggcggccaaaagTGCGCTCTGGGGagcggtggagcggag gcttgcccgccaaacagctgattggcgcctcagacctgggaggcgggagaagtggCAGCGGGGGCATGATcgcggaggaggcggagcagag ATGGAGTCCAAGAGGGATAGGAAGGAGAGGACGAGCGCCCCAGTACTCAAGAATAATGAG GCCATGGGCAGGAGAAGTGCACATTGATCCCCACAAGCTTGGTCTCGAGAGCCTGCACCATCTGGCGGGAGGGAAGAGAATCATAGCAG ATGAGtcgcccaggagccccaggcagaggagaaGCTGGAAGAAGTGGAGCTGA
- the LOC144258647 gene encoding uncharacterized protein LOC144258647 isoform X2 produces MNMKTLGLVVHASFLQAGATTRQSRQPPRAPSGWGRPKVRSGERWSGGLPAKQLIGASDLGGGRSGSGGMIAEEAEQRWSPRGIGRRGRAPQYSRIMR; encoded by the exons ATGAACATGAAGACACTGGGTTTGGTGGTTCACGCTTCCTTCCTCcaggccggtgcaaccactaggcaaagTAGGCagccgcctagggcgccaagtggttgggggcggccaaaagTGCGCTCTGGGGagcggtggagcggag gcttgcccgccaaacagctgattggcgcctcagacctgggaggcgggagaagtggCAGCGGGGGCATGATcgcggaggaggcggagcagag ATGGAGTCCAAGAGGGATAGGAAGGAGAGGACGAGCGCCCCAGTACTCAAGAATAATGAG ATGA